One window of the Camelus ferus isolate YT-003-E chromosome 12, BCGSAC_Cfer_1.0, whole genome shotgun sequence genome contains the following:
- the SLC16A8 gene encoding LOW QUALITY PROTEIN: monocarboxylate transporter 3 (The sequence of the model RefSeq protein was modified relative to this genomic sequence to represent the inferred CDS: inserted 2 bases in 1 codon), with protein sequence MGASGPRRSPGPPDGGWGWVVLGACFVVTGFAYGFPKAVSVFFRALMRDFGAGYSDTAWVSSIMLAMLYGTGPVSSILVTRFGCRPVMLVGGLLASAGMVLASFATRLLELYLTAGVLTGLGLALNFQPSLIMLGLYFERRRPLANGLAAAGSPVFLSALSPLGQQLLERFGWRGGFLLFGGLLLHCCACGAVMRPPPGPSPRPRRDSASDAPGXEAEAEADLEGLRLREAPSGGRTRRRLLDVAVCMDRAFAVYAVTKFLMALGLFVPAILLVNYAKDAGVPDSEAAFLLSIVGFVDIVARPACGALAGLARLRPHVAYLFSLALMANGLTDLSSARARSYGALVAFCIAFGLSYGMVGALQFEVLMAAVGAPRFPSALGLVLLLEAVAVLIGPPSAGRLVDALKNYEIIFYLAGSEVALAGIFMAVATNCCLRRSRDASPSPGTEGGASNTEDAEAEVDSEPLPTSTEEPGGLETLEVPSPGTGPSEPKVEAEPGLDSESV encoded by the exons ATGGGCGCTAGCGGCCCCCGGCGGAGCCCCGGCCCCCCTGACGGCGGCTGGGGCTGGGTGGTGCTAGGCGCCTGCTTCGTGGTCACCGGTTTCGCCTATGGCTTCCCCAAGGCCGTGAGCGTCTTCTTCCGCGCGCTTATGCGCGACTTCGGCGCGGGCTACAGCGACACAGCCTGGGTGTCCTCCATCATGCTCGCCATGCTCTACGGCACCG GCCCAGTGTCCAGCATCCTTGTTACCCGCTTTGGCTGTCGCCCGGTGATGCTAGTGGGTGGGCTGTTGGCCTCCGCGGGCATGGTCCTAGCATCCTTCGCCACGCGCCTCCTGGAGCTATACCTGACGGCTGGGGTGCTCACAG gcctgggcctggccctgaACTTCCAGCCGTCGCTCATTATGCTGGGGCTGTACTTCGAGCGGCGGCGGCCTCTGGCCAACGGGCTGGCGGCGGCGGGCAGCCCAGTTTTCCTGTCGGCTCTGTCGCCGCTCGGCCAGCAGCTGCTCGAGCGCTTCGGCTGGCGCGGCGGCTTCCTGCTGTTCGGCGGCCTCCTGCTGCACTGCTGCGCGTGCGGCGCCGTCATGCGGCCGCCACCGGGGCCGAGCCCGCGGCCGCGCAGGGACAGCGCCAGCGACGCTCCCGg ggaggcggaggcggaggcggatcTCGAGGGACTGCGCCTGCGCGAGGCGCCCTCTGGCGGCCGGACCCGCCGGCGCCTGCTGGACGTGGCGGTGTGCATGGACCGCGCCTTCGCGGTGTACGCCGTCACCAAGTTCCTGATGGCGCTCGGGCTCTTCGTGCCCGCCATCCTGTTGGTGAACTACGCCAAGGACGCAGGCGTGCCTGACTCCGAGGCTGCCTTCCTGCTCTCCATCGTGGGCTTCGTAGACATCGTGGCGCGGCCGGCCTGCGGCGCCCTGGCTGGGCTGGCACGCCTGCGACCGCATGTCGCCTACCTCTTCAGCCTGGCCCTGATGGCCAATGGGCTCACAGACCTGAgcagcgcgcgcgcgcgctcctACGGTGCCCTTGTCGCCTTCTGCATCGCCTTCGGCCTCTCCTATGGCATGGTGGGCGCGCTGCAGTTCGAGGTGCTCATGGCAGCCGTGGGTGCACCGCGATTCCCCAGTGCCCTGGGCCTGGTGCTACTACTCGAGGCCGTGGCTGTTCTCATCGGACCGCCCTCTGCCG GCCGCCTGGTGGATGCGTTGAAGAACTACGAGATCATCTTCTACCTGGCGGGCTCTGAGGTGGCCCTGGCTGGGATCTTCATGGCTGTCGCCACCAACTGTTGCCTGCGCCGCTCTCGGGATGCCTCGCCCAGCCCAGGCACTGAGGGCGGGGCCAGCAACACAGAGGATGCTGAAGCTGAAGTGGACTCTGAGCCCCTGCCCACCAGCACTGAGGAGCCTGGTGGCCTCGAGACCCTGGAGGTGCCGAGCCCGGGGACTGGGCCTTCAGAACCCAAggtggaggcagagccagggctggactCTGAGTCTGTGTAG